The following nucleotide sequence is from Campylobacter coli 76339.
AACTATAGGCGGTGTAATGGCCACAAGTAAAATCAAAATCCTAAGAGCCTACACTCGAGTGTATGTTGAACTTTTTCAAAATATTCCTTTAGTTATACAAATTTTCTTTTTGTATTTTGCTTTGCCAGGCTTGGGAATTTATCTTGATATTTTTACTATAGGGGTTTTAGGTATAGGTGCTTATCATGGTGCTTATGTGAGTGAAGTAGTAAGAAGTGGAATTTTATCTGTTCCAAAAGGACAATTCGAAGCTTCAGCTTCTCAAGGTTTTACCTATATACAACAAATGCGATATATTATAGTTCCGCAAACTATAAAAATTATCTTACCACCTATGACAAATCAAATGGTGAATTTAATTAAAAACACCTCGGTATTATTGATTGTGGGTGGAGCAGAACTTATGCATTCTGCGGACAGTTATGCTGCCGATTATGGGAATTATGCTCCTGCATATATTTTTGCAGCAATTTTATATTTTATCATTTGTTATCCTTTGGCATATTTTGCAAAAGTTTACGAAGAAAAGCTTAAAAAAGCTCATTTGACAAGATAGGGGTTAGATATGGAAAATGTTTTTAATGCTCAAAATATTGAATTTTTAATGCAAGGTCTAGCCCTTACTCTTAAAATTGCTTTAGCAACTTGTGTTATTTCTATTATTTTTGGAACTTTTTTAGCTATCACTAAAAACTATGGAGATAGATTCAGTAGATTCTTAGCAACTTGCTATATAGATATTTTTAGAAATACTCCATTGCTCTTATGGATGCTTGCTGCTTGTTTTGTTTTGCCTTCCTTTTTTCCACAAATGCCACAAGCTTTTTGGGGAACCATAGGATTTTCGTTGTATACAAGTTCAGTTATGGCTGAAATTATACGTGGTGGCTTAAATTCGATTCCAAAAGGACAATTTGAAGCAGCTTATTCGCAAGGATTTAGTAAATTTTTTACTCTTTTTTATATTATTTTACCTCAAACTTTTAGAAAAGTTGTTCCGTCTTTATTATCTCAAATTGTAACCACTGTAAAAGATACAGCTTACTTAGCAGGTTTACAAATAGCAGAACTGACTTATAATTCTAAAAATATTTTAGCTAGACTTACAAGTTTTGATGAAATTTTAGCTACTATAGGTTTTGTCGCTGTTATTTATTTTATTATATGTTTTTCATTGTCTATGCTTGTAAGATATTATGCTAAAAAAACAGCCTATGTATCTTAAGAAATGTATATTTTTTGATTGAAGAAGTTTAAATTTTACAGCATTTTTTAAATTTTTTTTTATTAAAATCATAATTTCAAAATTTTTAGAAAAGGTCTTTTATGCGCGGTTATAAAATTTTTTCAGGTTCAGCTAATGTAGAATTTGCAAAACAAATTTCTAAATATCTTTCCTTGCCTTTAAGTGATGCAGGGGTGAAGCGCTTTAGCGATGGAGAAATTAGCGTTCAAATTGATGAAAGTGTGCGTGGTAAAGATGTTTTTATTATCCAAAGTACCTGTGCTCCTACTAATGACAATCTAATGGAGCTTTTGATTTTAACAGATGCTTTACGACGCTCGAGTGCGAACTCTATTACAGCTATTATTCCTTATTTTGGATATGCAAGACAAGATAGAAAAGCAAATCCAAGAGTACCTATTACTGCCAAACTTGTTGCAAACTTAATCGAAGCGGCAGGGATAGATCGTGTGGCTACTATTGATTTACATGCGGGGCAAATTCAAGGTTTTTTTGACATACCGGTTGACAATCTTTATGGAAGTATAGTGTTTAATGATTATATCAAAACCAAACATTTTAAAAATGCTATTGTTGGAAGTCCTGATATAGGTGGTGTAGCAAGAGCTAGAAGTGTAGCGAAGAATTTAGGACTTGATATAGTTATAGTGGATAAAAGACGCGAGAAAGCAAATGAAAGTGAAGTTATGAATATCATCGGAGATGTTAAAGATAAAGAAGTTATCTTAGTAGATGATATTATTGATACTGCAGGTACTATTGTAAAGGCTGCCGAAGCTTTAAAAAACAAAGGCGCAAAATCCGTCATGGCATGTTGTACTCACGCGGTTTTAAGTGGCAAAGCTTATGAAAGAATTGCTTCAGGAGCGCTTGATGAACTTGTAGTAACGGATACCATTCCTTTAAAAGAGCAATTGCCTAACATAAAAGTTTTAAGTGTAGCTCCTGTATTTGCTGAAGTAATACGCCGTGTTTATCATAATGAAAGCGTAAATTCTCTTTTTATTTAATATTTTTTAGAAAATTCTTAAAAAATATACTTCAACTTGATACAAAAGGTTATAGCTGTTATTTTTCTAGTAACAGCTATCTAATTTTCATATTTTTAAAATTGCAAAACATACCGATAACAATCCTCCTAAAAAATAATGATTTTAAAATAAAATTATTGGAAAATTATAAATATTTTTAATTTTAAAAGATAATGATAAGAGTTATTGTCCTTAATCGTAAAATCAAATGCTTAAAAAAAATTAAATTAATTACAAATTCATAATATATAATTATAATTTAATTTATTTTTCAAGAAAAGTGTAACTTAAAGAAACAAAAATAATATTTTTTTCTAGTATGTAAAAAAACTAAACAGATATTTGATTTGATTTATTTATAAATTTGGTATCCTTTAAAATATTTTTTTATTTTAGGAGAACTATGGCTCGTTTTGGAACTAAAATTTTATGGTTGTTTGTTGCAGCTTTAGGTGCTATTTGTTTTGCTCATTTGGCTTTACAAAATGGCGAGAGTGTATCAGCAATTTATTTAGTAGTTGCTGCCGTGTGTATCTATATGATAGGATATAGATTTTATGGACGTTTTGTAGCATATAAAGTTTTAGAACTTGACAAAAATCGTGCTACACCTGCGGTTTTAGAAAATGATGGACGCGATTTTGTTCCTACAAATAAAACAGTTTTATTTGGACACCATTTTGCTGCTATTGCAGGTGCTGGTCCCTTGGTAGGTCCTATTTTGGCCGCTCAAATGGGATATTTGCCTTCTATGCTTTGGATTTTAGTAGGAGGTGTTTTAGCAGGTGCTGTCCATGACTTTGTTGTGCTTTTTATCTCTACTCGTAGAAGAGGTAGAAGCTTAGGTGAGATCATTAAAGATGAAATGGGTAAATTTACCGGTAGTGTTGCTATGGTAGCAATTTTTGGTATTATGCTCATTATCATTGCTATTTTGGCTATGGTTGTGGTAAAAGCTCTAGCAGAGTCACCTTGGGGATTGTTTACAATCGCGATGACTATTCCTATAGCAATTTTTATGGGAGTATATATGCGTTTTATTCGCCCAGGTAGAGTAGGTGAGGCTTCGATTATAGGTTTTGTGCTTTTAATCTTAGCAATTCATTATGGTAGTGTTATAGCTGCTGATCCTTATTGGGCAAAAATATTTACCCTAGAAGCTCCAACTTTAGCGATTATCATGATGGCTTATGGTTTTATTGCAGCTGTTTTGCCAGTATGGTTTTTATTGGCTCCAAGAGATTATCTTTCTACTTTCTTAAAGATCGGTGTTATTGTTGTAATGGCGGTAGCTATTATTATCGTTGCGCCTGATTTACAAATGCCAAAAGCAAATACTCAGTATTTTGACGGAACAGGTCCTGTATTTGCAGGTGCTATTTTTCCATTTTTATTTATAACTATTGCTTGTGGAGCTATCAGTGGTTTCCATGCTCTTATTTCAAGTGGAACTACTCCAAAAATGCTTGAAAATGAAACCCACGCTTTACCTGTTGGATATGGTTCTATGCTTGCGGAAAGTGCTGTAGCGATTATGGCTTTAATTTGTGCTTGTATTTTACATCCCGGTCTTTATTTTGCTATAAATTCAAGTTCTGCTTTAATAGGAACTGATGTTGCAAGTGCGGCACAAGCTATTTCAAGCTGGGGATTTAGTATCACTCCTGAAGAAATTACTGCTTTAACCACAAATATAGGAGAATACACTATACTTTCTAGAACAGGTGGAGCTCCGACTTTTGCTATAGGTGTAGCTTTGATTTTACATGAGCTTTTTGGTGGTATTGATCTTATGGCTTTTTGGTATCATTTTGCTATATTGTTTGAAGCTTTGTTTATTTTAACAGCTGTAGATGCTGGAACTAGAGCTTGTCGTTTTATGGTGCAAGATATCTTAGGTAATGTTTATAAACCTTTAGGGAATATTCATAGCTATCCAGCTGGAATTTTAGCAACTGCATTGAGTGTTGCAGGATGGGGATATTTTCTTTATCAAGGTGCAATCGATCCTAAAGGTGGGATTTATACCCTTTGGCCTCTTTTTGGTGTGAGCAATCAAATGCTTGCAGGTATGGCTTTACTTCTTGCTACAACTATACTTGTAAAAATGGGTAAAGCAAAATACACTTGGGTGACTTTAGTTCCTGCTACATTTGTTTTAGTGGCAACTTTATATGGAGGAATACAAAAAATTATGCCTTATGAGGAAGGGAATAAAGTAGGAAATGCTGTAAGCCATGTGGCAGCAGTTACTATACAAAGTCAAAAAATTCAAGATTTAGAATTGAAATTAAATAATGCTAAGGATGAAAGTGAAATTGCGGCGATTGAAAAACAAATTTCTATAGCTACTCAAAGCAAGATTGGAAATTTAATCAATGCTATTCTTTGTGTATTTTTCATGTTAGCAACATTGCTTGTCATAATCTCTTGCATAGGAATTTGCCTAGGTAAGATCAAAATTCCACTAAAAGAAACCAAATATATTAAGCTTAATGAATTTCAAAAAGTTTAAGCAATATTATGAAAAAGCCGAAAGGTTTTTTCATCCCTTAGTGGGACTTTCGAGTTATGATAAGTATTTAGAACACATGAAGCAAAAACATCCTGAAAAAACCCCAAAATCAAGAGGAGAATTTTTCAAGGAGTGTTTAGATAAAAAATACAACAGCGGCGGTTTAAATAAATGCTGATGAGCTTAAGAGGGTAAAGTTTTTACCATACAAAAATAAGCTTTTAGGTATTTAAAAATCCGTGAATTCTCTTTAATTCTTCACTGATAGGTTTTTTCTTTCCATCCCTTGTAACACTGACATAAGTAACTAAAGCAGAAGTTACATTGATACAAGAGGTACAGCCTTGAGAATCCACTCTTTGAGCGGTAACTTCTACCTCTACACCTATAGAAGTATTTCCCACGCTTATAACCTTAGAATAGCAAGAAATAATATCTCCTATAAAAACAGGTTCTTTAAAGACTACTTTATCCATAGATATAGTTACAACGCGTTCCGGAGAAAGTTCTCTTGCTGCTATTGCGCCTGCTAAGTCAATCTGTGAAAGTATCCATCCACCAAAAATATTACCCGCAGGATTAGTATCGCTTGGCATTGCAACAATTTTTAATTTTGGTTCTCCCATATTTCTCATTTTTACTCCTTATTTTGAAAAATGAATTATAATTGAATAAAGTTAAAAAGGAGAATGAAAGTATGAATAATTTTAAAGAATTAGCAAAACTTGTAAAAAACCGTAAAGAAAATATCAATCTTTTATACGATCTTTTAGAAACCAATCAATGGAATGAGTATTTTGAAAGACTTTTAGCTCTTAGCGAACTAAAAAAAGATAAAACAACACTTTTAGCTATATTAAGACGCTTGGTTGATCTTAAAGAAGAAAATCTAATACAAGAATGGAAAAAGAATAACTTTAAAGAGGAAAAAATTACTGAGCTTAAACATAAATTCTATGAAGAAATAAGAAAATTTTATGAAAACGAGCATCAAGAACTGATTAATGAACTTAAAGAAAGAAAAATCGTAAATGATTTTTATCAAAATCTCATCCAAGGAGTGCACAATATAGGCTTAATCATCAATGCTTTTGAGGTTTCTTGGACTAAGGAGATTATAGAAAAAAACAATAAAATTTTAGCAATGCAATTTCCAAAATTAGATGATGCAATGGAATTTTTACGAAAAAATCAACTTTATCAGACAACTCCACAGGGTGATATTTGTGAAAGAAGCTATGGTGTTTTGGTAAGAATAGGAAATATGTGGAAATTTGTTCCTTATGCAAGATTTTTTGAAAATGAAATTTTAAAACTTGAATTTGCTTTTGATGATATGATCGATAAATTAAACCAAATAGCTAAAAATGAAGACGAGTTAGCTTATATAGAGTATTTTCGAAAATTAAAGTTAGCTTTTTGTGAAAAAGAAGAAGAAAAGGTTATAGGAGCTTGGCAAGAAGCTGAATTTGCATGGATGAAGGTAAAATCTCCATTGCAAGTAGGTCATCCTTTAGAATACTATGAAGACAGTTATACTCATGCTGTAGCTTTAGAATGGGATATAAGAATAGAAGATGAAAGCGATTTTGATGCCTTGAATTTTTCAAAAGATATCAAGCAAAGCTTTATGCGTGTATATGAAAATATCGGCGTTGAAGATGAAGAGCTTAAAAATGAAGTTTTACACAATATTGATAAAACACAACTTTATGTTTGTGCGCCAATGATTTACTATGGAGCCGAGCTTAAGGGTTTGTTTTCTGCGCAGGTTGTTCCTAATGATGAATTTGTAAGCTCTATCGCAGGAAAAAAAATCTTTGCTTTTTTAAATTTCGTTTATGAAAATGCTAAAACAAAACCTTTTATGAAGATTGCCAGTGAAATTTTTGATAAAGATTTTTTAGATTACGGAAGAGATATTTTATTTTTTAAAGAGAAAATTTGGAAAAGAGTTTATGAAGTTTCAACTATAGGTCATGAATTTGGTCATATATTTTTTATTGCTAAAGATAGCGAAAAGCTTATGAATCAAAGTGGATTTTTTAAAAATATCGAAGAGTATAAAGCAACAAGTGGTGGGCTTATTAATTTCTTTTATCACGAGCAAGAGGATTTAAAACTACCTGTTTTTCACGAGCTTATCAAAAGAGCTGTATCTTTGATAGCTTGGCAAAGAGTTGAAGAGGTTAAACCTTATTATACAGAAGGATTAATTCATCTTTCATTATTGTTTCAAAGTGGAGTTTTGGAATTTAAAAATGATAAATTAATTATTAATTTTAATCTAGATTATTATGAAAAATTTAAGGAATCAACTTTAAAAAATTATCATGATTTAGCCAAGCATTACACCTTGAAACTCGATGCTAAAGAATTTTTAAATCGTTTTTGTATTTTAGAAAATGATATTTTTATACCACTTCATCCTGAATGCAAAGAGTTTGTTCAATTCTATTATAGTTTGTATGAAAAAATAGGTAATGAGCTTGATGATAGCGGTGAATTCGAGCGTTACAAGATGACAAAAAAAATCTTAAAAAGGCTTATTTTTACTTGATATTGTTTTCTAAATATGCTAGAATTAAGGGTTTTAATATAAATCAAAGGAGCTTTTATGACTAAAGCAGATTTCATTTCACAAGTTGCTCAAACCGCTGGGCTAACAAAAAAAGATGCTACTGCTGCTACTGATGCAGTTATTTCTACTATCACTGATGTATTGGCTAAAGGTGATAGCGTTAGCTTTATAGGTTTTGGTACTTTCTCAACAACTGAAAGAGCTGCAAGAGAAGCAAGAGTACCAAGCACTGGTAAAACTATTAAGGTTCCTGCAACTAGAGTTGCTAAATTTAAAGTAGGTAAAAACCTTAAAGACGCTGTTGCAAAAGCTAAAAAGAAAAAATAATTATTCAGGCTAGAAACTTTTCTAGCCATCTTCAAATCTAAAAAATTTCAAATTAATCAGATAGTTTATATCCTTTTATTTACTTTATTTTTATAGACTTATTTTAAACTAAATTTTTAAGGATTAGCTTTATGAGAGTTTATAAAAAAGTAAATGAGCTTATAGGCAATACTCCTATAATACAATTAGAGAAATTTGGTGCAAATCTTTTTGCCAAATGTGAATTTTTAAATCCAAGCCACTCAATCAAAGATAGAGCTGCTTTTGAAATGATTCAAAATGCTTTAAATGAAGGTAAAATCGATTCTAAAACAGTTATAGTCGAAGCTACAAGTGGAAATACGGGTATTGCATTGGCGATGATTTGTGCAGATTTGGGACTTCAATTTATAGCCGTTATGCCAGAATCTATGAGTTTAGAAAGACGCAAGATGATTACTCTTTTTGGAGCAAAACTCGAATTAACACCTGCGAATTTAGGCATGAAAGGTGCAGTGGATAAAGCTAATGAGATTTTAAAAAATACTCCAAATTCTTTCATGCCATCACAATTTGAAAATTTGGCTAATAAAAATGCACACCGTAAAACCACTGCTTTAGAAATATTAAACGATTTAGACAATGATCTTGATATTTTTGTGGCAGGTTTTGGAACAGGTGGAACCATCAGTGGTGTTGGAGAAATTTTAAAAGAAACATTAGATAAAATTCACATCGTTGCAGTAGAGCCTTTGGCTTCTCCATTGCTTAGCAAGGGTGAGGCGGGGAGTCATAAAATACAAGGTATAGGTGCAAATTTTATCCCTAGTATTTTAAATAAAGATATTATAGATGAAATTATTGCAGTAAGCAATGAAGATGCGATAAATACTGCTAAAGAGCTTGCTAGAAACGGACTTATGGTAGGAATTTCAAGCGGTGCAAATGTATTTGTGGCAAGTATTTTGGCTAAAAAATTTCCAGATAAAAAAATTCTTACTATGCTAAATGATACAGCTGAAAGATATCTTTCAACCGATCTTTTTAGTTAAAAATTTATTTAGAGCTTAGAAAGATTTTAAGCTCTTTTGCAACTTCTTCAGGATTTAAATCTCTAATGACTTTTTGCAACTTTCCATTTTCATCAATAAGAAAAATTTCACTACTGTGTGCAACGGAATACTTCATAACAGAATCATTGATATCTATTTTTTTATATTGAACTCCATAATTTTTAGCCACTTTCTTTAAAACACTATCATCTTTTGCAATAAGGGCGTCTGCATTAGGATAAAAGTATCTTAACCACTCATTAGTTGAAGTTAAATTGCCATCTCTAGAAATATCCAAAGAAATAAAAAGAACATGAGCTTTTGGATCTTTAAGGATTTTTAAATTTCTACCGATTAAAGAGAGGGTAGAGGGACAAATATCAGGACAAAAAGTATAACCAAAATAAACTATAAGTTTTTTGCCTTTGAAGTCTTCTAATGTGGTTTGTTCTTTAAAAGCAGATCTTAGATTGAAGTCGTATTGATTTTTACTCATAAAATAAAAAACTGCTATCCCCACCGCAATAAGTGCGATAATAATCAAAAAAACTTTTTTCATCTTCTTAAATCAAAGTCAAAATAAAAACCAATAGGTTTATCATCTTCCAAAACTTCAGCTCTAAAACGCATAAGCTCAAGTACACACGCAGCTAAAACCAATTTTGATTCATAATCTGTTTCGTTTACTTTGTTAACTTTAGGCATTATATCTCCCATAAACATATTTAAGCCATAAATTCTAATCTTTAAATTCTCATAATTTCCTAAATTTTTAATTTTCAAATTTGTAACTTCTAAGGATTGAATAGGTTTTGGATCCATGGAAACTAAAACTTTTCTATCTTTAAAATCATAGGTGCAACTTTCTACATTTAAATCGCAACTTAAGGACGGTAAAGCTTCGGTTTGATTTAGGGTTGCTCTGTCTTTAAGAACATAAAAATCAAATATAAGATAAAGAATTAAAAGAGAGAGGCCTGAGGCCAAGATAAAAAATATTTTTTTCATTATTTACAACTCTTTCGATCCTATATCGCGGACTTCTAGGCTTTGATTATTATCAAAAATTAAAGTTAAATTTGCTTTTGTATTTTTATCAATAGCTTGATTGAGCTTGAAAAGCATGATATGATAGCCCCCAGGTTTTAGCTCAGTACTAGAATGTGCTTTAATAGGTATTTTTGGAATTTGTATCATAGCTTTCATACCGTGTTTATGCTCATGAGTATGCAATTCGCTGACTTGATTGATATTGGTTTTTGCATCTATTAGAGAGATATCTTTATCAGTATTATTAACAATAGTAAGAAAAATAGCGCTATTAACAGCATTAGGTGGGGTTTGTTTTATAAATGCATCTTTAATTTCTATATCTTTAGCATAAAGACTTAATGCAAGTAAGGCACTTAAAGTAATAATTTTTTTCATGATTTTTCCTTGTTATTTTTGGTATTAAATATTTTTTAAATTGTATCAAAATAAAAGAAAATAAGCAAATGTTTCTAAAAATTAAACTCATTCTTTGGCAAATTACAAGATATTTTTTAATAATTTTTAATATCTGTATAAAAATCATTAAAATTTAGTTCAAAATTTTTAAATTTGCATAATTACTATTCTTTAAGAAAAAAAATAATATAATCACAGACATTTTGTCAAGAAATTATAATTACAATTTGAGGAAAAGCATTGCTTAAGAAAATTTTAGCATTTTATTTTGTGTGCGCTTCAAGCCTCGGGGCTTCTGATTTAGTAAAAATTTATTTAAATCAAGGTTTGGATGCTGTAGGTATAGCAATTGAAAAAGAATTAACAAATAAAGAATTTTGGTTAGATGAAATAGGTGATAAAAATATTTCTTTGGGGTACTACGATGATGATGTTGCCATTGTGCTTACAAATAAAACAGACAAAGTTCTTCGTGTTTATTCTTATCATAATGGAAAAATTAAACAAGATTTTGAGCAAAAAGCTATCATTACAGGACTTATGGGAGATAAAAAAGTCGAGGGGGATTTAAAAACTCCAGTGGGTTTTTACGAACTTGGACGCAAATTCAATCCAGGGGATCCTTACTATGGTCCTTTTGCATTTGCTACAACTTATCCAAATTTACTTGATAAAGTTCAAGGCAAAACAGGTGGAGGAATTTGGATCCATGGTTATCCTTTGGATGGAACAAGATTAGATGAATTTAGAACACGCGGTTGTATAGCTTTATTTAATGAAAATCTTGAAGAATTTGCTAAAGTAGTACAAGATAAAAAAGTATTTGCTATGACAGAGGAAAAAGAAAAAGTCAGAGCTAAAAAAGAAGATATAGCTATTTTACTTGCAGATCTTTTTGCTTGGAAGCTAGCTTGGACAGATAGCAATATCAATGATTATTTAAATTTCTACGATGAAAAAGAATTCAAGCGTTTTGATAAAATGAATTTCAATCAATTTGCTTCTATGAAAAAATCTATCTTTGCGCGCAAGGAAGATAAAAAAATTCAATTTTCAGATATAAATATCAGTCCTTATCCAAATTTGAATAATGAGACTATGTATAGAATTTCTTTTTATGAGGATTATTACACCAAAAACTATCAATTTAAAGGAGATAAAATCCTATATGTTAAAATTGATAGCAAGGGAAAAATGAAAATCTTAGCAGAGCAATAATGTCTTTAATCAAAATCAATCAAAAAGCTTATGAAAATAACCTAAAAACTATAGCTAGCAAAGTAGGTGATTTTTCAAGATTGATTTGCGTTTTTAAAGATAATGCATATGGACATGGAGCTAAAATTTTAGCCCCAATTGCTAAAGCTTTGGGTGTTAATTTTATAGCAGTTAAAAACGAAAAAGAAGCTTATGAGCTTGAGTCTTTTTTTGATAATATTCTAATCCTTTCTCATCATCCACATGGCAAAGAAAATTCTAAATTTATTTATGCTTTAAATGATATAGATAAAATAAACACCTATCAAAACAATACAAAAATACACCTTAAAATAGATACAGGGATGCATCGCAATGGAGTTTGTATTGAAAATTTAAGTGAAACTTTGTTGAAAATTAAATCTTCTGCTTTGAAACTAGAGGGTATATTTACACATTTTGCAGGTGCAGATGAAATGGATGCAAGTTTTTATATCCAAAAAGAGAAATTTTCTAAGGCCAAGGATATTGCTAAGCAAATTTATGATAATTTAATTTTTCATTCACATAATTCTGCTGCTTTATTTAGAGCTGTAAAAATACCCGAAGATGAATTTTGTAGAACAGGTCTGGCACAATTTGGCTATGGAGATGAAAAATTAGAAAGAGTTTTAAGCTTATATGCTCATAGATTAAGCCATAGAGAATTACAAATAGGTCAAAGTGTAGGCTATGGCGGAGCTTTTAGTGCAACAGAAAAAATAAAAATAGCCACTTATGATCTAGGCTATGCGGATGGCTTGTTTCGCTACGATGGCAAAGGAGATTTATTGCTAGCTAATAAACAAAAAATTTTAGGTAAAATTTCAATGGATAGTTTTTCTTGCCAAGATTTTGGAGAAGAAGTGTGCGTGTTTGACAATGCAAATATTTGGGCAGATTTTTTTAGGACTATCAATTATGAAATTTTAGTCAAACTTCATCCTGATATCCCAAGAGTGTTGGTGTAAATATGTTTAATATCGTTTTAGTGCATCCTAGAATTCCTCAAAATACCGGTAGCATAGGTAGAATGTGTTTTAATGCGGGTTTTAAATTGCATATTATTAAACCTATAGTTTTTGATATTTCTCAAAAAGCGGTGCGTAGAGCAGGGCTTGATTACTGGGAAAAGCTTGAACCTATAGTTTGGGAAAGTTTAGATATCTTTCTTGAACACAATCTTATTTATAAAGATCGCTTTTTCTTCGCTACAACAAAGAGTAACAAATTCTATTTTCAGGCTGAATTTAAAGAAAATGATTTTTTATTTTTTGGTAGTGAGAGCTACGGTTTGCCGATGGAATTGATGCAGCTTAATTGGGATAATGCCATTACAATCCCTATGAAAGCTTGTGGTAGAAGTTTAAATTTAGCTACAAGTGTTGGTATTGTTTCTTATGAAGCCTTGCGACAAAATTTTGATCATTTTAGTTCTTAAATTTACTCACTTTATAAATTTTTAAAATATTTTTCCTGATTATAAATAATTTTTCATAAAAAATATGCTAAAGTAGTAACAGATTTTACTTTTTTAAAGGAGAAATATGGGTGAACAAAGTGTAACTCTTGCATTCGATGAAAAAATATTAAAACTTCTCGAATATGTCCTACCATATACTGATACTATAATGGTAGTTTTACTTATAATCTGCGGAATTTATTATAGTTTTTTAACTAGATTTGTACAATTTCGCATGTTAAAATCTGTTTTTAAAATTCTTACTGAAAAAAATGAAAATCACACCAAGGAGCATATATCCCCTTTTCAAGCTTTAATGATATCAACAGCTTCTAGGGTAGGTATAGGAAATATCGCAGGTATTTCTATTGCAATCGCTACAGGGGGTGCAGGTGCTTTATTTTGGATGTGGTTTATGGCATTTTTTGGTGGAGCTTCGGCTTTTGCAGAAAGTACTTTAGCGCAAATTTATAAGTCTAAAGATGATACAGGAGGATTTAAAGGTGGTCCTGCTTATTATATAAAAAAAGCTTTAGGTTCTCATTTTTTTGGAGCTTTTTTTGCTTTTATTCTTATCATTACTTATGCATATGGATTTAACGGACTTCAAAGTCAAACCATGACTTCAGCTTTTAAAGTTTATTATGATATGTTTAATCCTAATGCTACGGCAGATTTTGCTTCAAGTTCTTGGCCTATGATTATCGGTATTATTTTAACTCTTTTTGGAATTTGGATGTTTTTCTC
It contains:
- a CDS encoding Putative ABC-type amino-acid transporter permease protein, which translates into the protein MNESVGFVDKLRQLLSSWGLYDENSTNPFAIWKFVDALDNGDAFIGGFIYTLEVSVLALLIAIIFGTIGGVMATSKIKILRAYTRVYVELFQNIPLVIQIFFLYFALPGLGIYLDIFTIGVLGIGAYHGAYVSEVVRSGILSVPKGQFEASASQGFTYIQQMRYIIVPQTIKIILPPMTNQMVNLIKNTSVLLIVGGAELMHSADSYAADYGNYAPAYIFAAILYFIICYPLAYFAKVYEEKLKKAHLTR
- a CDS encoding Carbon starvation protein A; its protein translation is MARFGTKILWLFVAALGAICFAHLALQNGESVSAIYLVVAAVCIYMIGYRFYGRFVAYKVLELDKNRATPAVLENDGRDFVPTNKTVLFGHHFAAIAGAGPLVGPILAAQMGYLPSMLWILVGGVLAGAVHDFVVLFISTRRRGRSLGEIIKDEMGKFTGSVAMVAIFGIMLIIIAILAMVVVKALAESPWGLFTIAMTIPIAIFMGVYMRFIRPGRVGEASIIGFVLLILAIHYGSVIAADPYWAKIFTLEAPTLAIIMMAYGFIAAVLPVWFLLAPRDYLSTFLKIGVIVVMAVAIIIVAPDLQMPKANTQYFDGTGPVFAGAIFPFLFITIACGAISGFHALISSGTTPKMLENETHALPVGYGSMLAESAVAIMALICACILHPGLYFAINSSSALIGTDVASAAQAISSWGFSITPEEITALTTNIGEYTILSRTGGAPTFAIGVALILHELFGGIDLMAFWYHFAILFEALFILTAVDAGTRACRFMVQDILGNVYKPLGNIHSYPAGILATALSVAGWGYFLYQGAIDPKGGIYTLWPLFGVSNQMLAGMALLLATTILVKMGKAKYTWVTLVPATFVLVATLYGGIQKIMPYEEGNKVGNAVSHVAAVTIQSQKIQDLELKLNNAKDESEIAAIEKQISIATQSKIGNLINAILCVFFMLATLLVIISCIGICLGKIKIPLKETKYIKLNEFQKV
- a CDS encoding Putative ABC-type amino-acid transporter permease protein yields the protein MENVFNAQNIEFLMQGLALTLKIALATCVISIIFGTFLAITKNYGDRFSRFLATCYIDIFRNTPLLLWMLAACFVLPSFFPQMPQAFWGTIGFSLYTSSVMAEIIRGGLNSIPKGQFEAAYSQGFSKFFTLFYIILPQTFRKVVPSLLSQIVTTVKDTAYLAGLQIAELTYNSKNILARLTSFDEILATIGFVAVIYFIICFSLSMLVRYYAKKTAYVS
- a CDS encoding Ribose-phosphate pyrophosphokinase, coding for MRGYKIFSGSANVEFAKQISKYLSLPLSDAGVKRFSDGEISVQIDESVRGKDVFIIQSTCAPTNDNLMELLILTDALRRSSANSITAIIPYFGYARQDRKANPRVPITAKLVANLIEAAGIDRVATIDLHAGQIQGFFDIPVDNLYGSIVFNDYIKTKHFKNAIVGSPDIGGVARARSVAKNLGLDIVIVDKRREKANESEVMNIIGDVKDKEVILVDDIIDTAGTIVKAAEALKNKGAKSVMACCTHAVLSGKAYERIASGALDELVVTDTIPLKEQLPNIKVLSVAPVFAEVIRRVYHNESVNSLFI
- a CDS encoding Putative acyl-CoA thioester hydrolase, which produces MRNMGEPKLKIVAMPSDTNPAGNIFGGWILSQIDLAGAIAARELSPERVVTISMDKVVFKEPVFIGDIISCYSKVISVGNTSIGVEVEVTAQRVDSQGCTSCINVTSALVTYVSVTRDGKKKPISEELKRIHGFLNT